A genome region from Chlorobaculum tepidum TLS includes the following:
- a CDS encoding B12-binding domain-containing radical SAM protein, whose translation MNILLLYPEFPDTFWSFKHALKFVRKKASLPPLGLLTVASMLPPAWQRRLVDLNVRKLRSEDIAWADLAFVSAMAVQQDSAREAIARCKAAGLPVVAGGPLFTTGYAEFPEVDYFVLNEAEITLPRFIADLENGVPERYYTADEFPALGCTPVPEWKLLDMKQYASMAIQFSRGCPYRCDFCNVTALFGHKIRTKTSSQIIAELEELRRHGWQDSVFFVDDNFIAHRAYLKKELLPALIEWRKTKGATNEFYTECSINLADDAELMKLMVDAGFNRVFIGIETPEVTALQACGKQHNTSRDMLDNIRKIQNAGLEVQGGFIVGFDSDTPSIFQKQIEFIQKSGIVTAMVGILQALPGTKLYERLKNEGRLLPHSSGDNADGNTNIVPMMDPEILRRGYREMMKHLYAPKYYYQRIRTLLEAYRAPQLKSRFRMSQFMAFMRSTVMLGVIGRERFQYWKMLAWTAVNRRQALPLAVTLAIYGHHFRKVCSLHLKERQHGSI comes from the coding sequence ATGAACATTCTGCTGCTCTATCCGGAATTTCCGGACACCTTCTGGAGTTTCAAGCACGCCCTCAAGTTCGTCAGAAAAAAGGCATCGCTGCCGCCGCTCGGCCTCCTGACCGTGGCTTCAATGCTTCCGCCCGCCTGGCAGCGGCGGCTGGTCGATCTCAACGTCCGCAAGCTCCGCAGTGAGGATATTGCCTGGGCTGACCTTGCATTCGTCAGCGCGATGGCCGTGCAGCAGGATTCCGCTCGCGAGGCAATCGCACGCTGCAAGGCTGCCGGATTGCCGGTGGTCGCCGGAGGCCCGCTTTTCACCACCGGTTATGCCGAATTTCCCGAGGTTGACTATTTCGTGCTGAACGAGGCTGAAATCACCCTTCCACGCTTCATCGCGGATCTCGAAAACGGAGTTCCGGAGCGCTACTATACCGCCGATGAATTCCCGGCGCTTGGTTGCACACCGGTACCGGAGTGGAAGCTGCTCGACATGAAACAGTACGCCTCAATGGCCATACAGTTTTCGCGCGGCTGCCCATACCGCTGCGATTTCTGCAACGTCACGGCCCTGTTCGGCCACAAAATCCGCACCAAAACCAGCTCACAGATCATCGCCGAGCTGGAGGAACTTCGACGGCACGGATGGCAGGATAGCGTCTTTTTCGTGGACGACAACTTCATCGCCCACCGCGCCTACCTCAAAAAAGAGCTGCTTCCGGCGCTGATCGAATGGCGAAAAACGAAAGGCGCAACCAACGAGTTCTACACGGAGTGCTCAATCAATCTGGCCGATGATGCCGAACTGATGAAGCTGATGGTAGACGCGGGTTTCAACCGGGTGTTCATCGGCATCGAAACGCCGGAAGTCACCGCTTTGCAAGCATGCGGCAAACAGCACAACACCTCGCGCGACATGCTCGACAACATCCGCAAAATCCAGAATGCAGGCCTCGAGGTGCAAGGAGGCTTTATCGTGGGCTTCGACAGCGACACACCGTCGATCTTCCAGAAACAGATCGAGTTCATCCAGAAGAGCGGCATCGTCACCGCGATGGTTGGCATTTTACAGGCCCTGCCTGGCACGAAGCTTTATGAGCGACTGAAAAACGAGGGACGCCTGTTGCCCCATTCAAGCGGCGACAATGCAGACGGCAACACCAACATCGTGCCGATGATGGATCCCGAAATCCTGCGCAGGGGGTACAGGGAGATGATGAAGCACCTCTATGCTCCGAAATACTACTACCAGCGCATCCGCACGCTGCTGGAGGCGTACCGGGCCCCACAACTGAAAAGCCGTTTCAGGATGAGCCAGTTCATGGCTTTCATGCGCTCGACAGTGATGCTTGGCGTCATTGGCAGGGAACGTTTCCAGTACTGGAAAATGCTCGCCTGGACGGCCGTAAACCGTCGGCAGGCACTGCCGCTGGCGGTAACGCTTGCCATCTACGGCCACCATTTCCGGAAGGTCTGCTCCCTGCATCTGAAAGAACGGCAACATGGAAGTATATGA
- a CDS encoding RNA recognition motif domain-containing protein produces the protein MNIYIGNLDYNVTEADLSGAFGEFGTVSKANVIIDKFTGRSKGFGFVEMPDDAEANEAISQLNESSLNGRKIRVNEAKPREERPAARPRY, from the coding sequence ATGAACATCTACATCGGCAATCTCGACTATAACGTCACTGAAGCAGACCTGAGCGGCGCATTTGGCGAATTCGGCACGGTTTCCAAAGCAAACGTCATCATCGACAAGTTCACTGGCCGTTCAAAAGGATTCGGATTCGTTGAAATGCCTGACGACGCAGAGGCAAACGAAGCGATTTCCCAGCTGAACGAAAGCAGCCTCAACGGAAGAAAAATCAGGGTGAACGAAGCAAAGCCTCGTGAAGAGCGCCCGGCTGCCCGCCCCAGGTACTGA
- a CDS encoding HD domain-containing protein has translation MIAEPFLFRSEGGFIRIPIWGHIPLSAPLKKILAHPSFLRLKGIRQLSFAQQVYPGANHTRFEHSIGVYHLMKMILQRMVSNPLALELQDERLQFDDETCRTLLATCLLHDIGHYPHAHVLEEITPAGDSSAVFAHHESLTGQFLNEEHRDTPSIAAILHDDWQVNPDTVTEIIAGKTAHRLGKLVSGTLDPDKMDYLMRDAHHCNIPYGSIDIERLIESFVPDPERQRLAITEKGIAPLESLLFAKYMMMRNVYWHHTSRTFSTMLRRLLQDVADESALPMETLRELFYFNSDDRVLFELERAIRGLGLPAAELLDAILERRVYKRAMTIRPYHEPSMEIDPVWFAYNTSHRRRKEKELEICAMLAGKTGKRLAGHEVLIDAPPSKDVFDYSDFRELRIWPTKSEHRHLVQPTDSNGYVRFDDFRESVFGSDFILSFEQYTKKFRLLCRHDLVDTLSGLEEAVVEILRR, from the coding sequence ATGATCGCCGAGCCGTTTCTTTTCCGCTCCGAAGGCGGGTTTATCCGCATTCCCATCTGGGGCCACATCCCGCTGAGCGCGCCGCTCAAGAAAATTCTCGCCCATCCGTCGTTCCTGCGGCTCAAGGGCATCCGGCAGCTTTCATTCGCCCAGCAGGTCTACCCCGGCGCGAACCACACGCGCTTCGAACACTCCATCGGCGTCTATCACCTGATGAAGATGATTTTGCAGCGCATGGTGAGCAATCCTCTGGCGCTTGAATTGCAGGATGAACGATTGCAGTTCGACGACGAGACCTGCCGCACGCTGCTGGCCACCTGTCTGTTGCACGACATCGGACACTATCCCCACGCGCATGTACTTGAGGAGATCACCCCGGCAGGCGACAGCTCCGCCGTGTTCGCGCACCACGAATCGCTGACCGGCCAGTTTCTGAACGAGGAGCATCGCGACACTCCCTCCATCGCGGCCATCCTGCACGACGACTGGCAGGTCAATCCCGACACCGTCACCGAAATCATCGCCGGAAAAACAGCGCACCGGCTCGGCAAGCTGGTGAGCGGCACGCTCGATCCCGACAAGATGGACTACCTCATGCGTGACGCACACCACTGCAACATTCCGTACGGCAGCATCGACATCGAGCGGCTCATCGAATCGTTCGTGCCCGACCCGGAACGCCAGCGCCTCGCGATCACCGAAAAAGGGATCGCGCCGCTCGAAAGCCTGCTGTTTGCCAAGTACATGATGATGCGCAATGTTTACTGGCACCACACGAGCCGCACCTTCTCGACCATGCTCCGGCGGCTGTTGCAGGACGTCGCCGACGAGAGCGCCCTGCCAATGGAAACCTTGCGCGAACTCTTCTATTTCAACTCCGACGACCGGGTGCTTTTCGAACTTGAGCGGGCGATTCGCGGGCTTGGCTTGCCAGCGGCAGAGCTGCTCGATGCAATTCTGGAGCGTCGCGTCTACAAACGCGCCATGACCATCCGGCCCTATCACGAACCATCAATGGAGATCGATCCGGTCTGGTTCGCCTACAACACCAGCCACCGACGCCGCAAAGAGAAAGAGCTGGAAATCTGCGCCATGCTCGCCGGAAAAACCGGTAAAAGACTTGCAGGCCACGAAGTGCTGATCGATGCGCCGCCATCGAAGGATGTGTTCGACTACAGCGACTTCCGCGAGCTGCGCATCTGGCCGACCAAAAGCGAGCACCGGCACCTGGTGCAGCCCACGGACTCGAACGGATACGTCCGGTTCGACGATTTCCGGGAATCGGTGTTTGGCTCCGACTTCATCCTTTCGTTTGAACAGTACACCAAGAAGTTCAGGCTACTGTGCCGTCACGACCTCGTCGATACGCTCTCCGGCCTCGAAGAGGCGGTGGTGGAAATCCTGCGGCGCTGA
- a CDS encoding YtxH domain-containing protein → MENQDKYYKGLFFGAILGAAVGTIMGLLFAPRKGEDTQMIISGKVKRAIDRATELYEGSEHEAAYSNEAKHRSQEIIDSARDEARKILDEANNIIRDIRGSQAKAQEN, encoded by the coding sequence ATGGAAAATCAGGACAAATACTACAAGGGACTCTTTTTCGGAGCCATACTCGGCGCCGCAGTCGGCACCATCATGGGTCTTTTGTTCGCTCCGCGCAAAGGCGAAGACACCCAGATGATCATCAGCGGCAAGGTCAAGCGCGCCATTGACCGTGCAACGGAATTGTACGAGGGTTCGGAACACGAAGCGGCATACAGCAACGAGGCCAAGCACCGCTCGCAAGAGATCATCGACAGCGCCCGTGACGAGGCCCGCAAGATTCTCGATGAGGCCAACAACATCATCCGCGACATTCGCGGCAGCCAGGCCAAAGCGCAGGAGAACTAA
- a CDS encoding alpha/beta fold hydrolase encodes MLTFNGAAGGDAGNVLLLHAFPVSSQMWEPQLAPLAESGYRVIAPAVYGFESTPSRPGWSMDDYAHDLARLMEALGWKSATIVGLSMGGYQAMAFYRLYPELTKSLVLCDTRANADTPQAFSVRQEFRKAVMEKGAEEAAARMVPNFFAKETYESNPSLVEKTRESIVRQAPEEISEAMRAIAEREDSTEMLTEITCPTLIVNGMEDIVTTPEIAATMHALIPGSKLELIPDAGHLSNLDQPAIFNGILLEHLRSL; translated from the coding sequence ATGCTGACGTTCAATGGAGCAGCGGGCGGTGACGCCGGTAATGTTTTGCTATTGCACGCCTTCCCGGTCTCGTCGCAGATGTGGGAGCCGCAGCTCGCGCCGCTGGCCGAGTCGGGCTACCGGGTGATCGCCCCCGCCGTGTACGGATTCGAGTCAACGCCGTCACGCCCCGGCTGGAGCATGGATGATTACGCGCACGACCTCGCCCGCCTCATGGAAGCGCTCGGCTGGAAGAGCGCGACCATCGTTGGCCTCTCGATGGGCGGCTATCAGGCGATGGCCTTCTACCGGCTCTACCCGGAGCTGACAAAATCGCTGGTGCTCTGCGACACGCGCGCCAACGCCGACACGCCGCAGGCTTTCTCCGTACGGCAGGAGTTTCGGAAAGCGGTGATGGAGAAAGGAGCCGAAGAGGCGGCGGCGAGGATGGTGCCGAACTTCTTCGCCAAGGAGACCTACGAATCGAACCCATCGCTCGTCGAGAAAACGCGGGAGAGCATCGTCCGCCAGGCGCCGGAGGAGATCAGCGAAGCGATGCGGGCGATCGCCGAACGCGAAGACTCGACAGAAATGCTGACCGAAATCACCTGCCCGACGCTTATCGTCAACGGCATGGAAGACATCGTCACCACGCCGGAAATCGCCGCCACCATGCACGCCCTGATTCCCGGCTCGAAGCTCGAACTGATTCCCGACGCGGGCCACCTCTCAAACCTCGACCAACCCGCGATCTTCAACGGAATTCTGCTGGAGCATTTGCGGAGTTTGTAA
- a CDS encoding class I SAM-dependent methyltransferase yields MTEKIYTEENGEYLKNNPTWHVEDSPWKAKQILKMLNSNPINPKSIAEIGCGAGEILNQLHLSMPNYVSFTGYDISSDAIRLAKTREKERLEFKHENFLETSARFDLLLMIDVFEHVDDYLGFLKLSKSKAKNTIFHIPLDISVQAILRNKLMSRLRYIDG; encoded by the coding sequence ATGACAGAAAAAATTTACACAGAAGAAAATGGCGAATATTTAAAAAACAATCCAACTTGGCATGTTGAAGATTCGCCTTGGAAAGCAAAACAAATTTTAAAGATGTTAAACAGCAATCCGATAAATCCAAAATCTATTGCAGAAATAGGCTGTGGTGCCGGTGAAATATTAAATCAGTTGCATTTATCAATGCCAAATTATGTAAGCTTTACGGGATATGATATTTCGAGTGATGCAATAAGGCTTGCTAAGACACGGGAAAAAGAAAGGTTAGAATTTAAGCATGAAAATTTTTTGGAGACAAGTGCAAGGTTCGATTTATTACTAATGATTGATGTTTTTGAACATGTTGATGATTATTTGGGGTTCTTGAAATTGAGCAAAAGCAAAGCGAAAAATACAATATTTCATATTCCATTGGATATTTCGGTTCAGGCGATATTGAGAAATAAACTAATGTCACGTCTCCGCTATATTGACGGATAA